In a genomic window of Planctomycetota bacterium:
- a CDS encoding YchF/TatD family DNA exonuclease, whose amino-acid sequence MFIVDTHAHLDFPEFKDDLDAVLKRAQEHNVGCIITVGTDLASSRRAIALAKQYPHVYATVGIHPHEAKNVTDAQWKEFAKLIQSDKVVAVGEIGLDFHKDESPPDVQKDVFTRQLKLAKEYKKPIIVHDREAHSDCLAILKQVMGNQIKGVAHCFSGSAEVAKEYLALGMYISVAGPITYPNATALRETVKAAIPVESLMLETDCPFLAPQAKRGKRNEPSYLTHHIKELAKLYKLSETDIARITTLNAHNLFGIDVSHQCDKVATSPAKRAVKTNASTITYAIRNSLYLNITNRCTCKCYFCVTHFTDYVKGHNLRLDTEPSSDEIISAIPADVHTKYKEVVFCGYGEPTLRLDVIKDVCRHLKKKDMTIRINTNGHANIIANRSVAHELKGLVDNVSVSLNALDPKEYQRVCQSQFGEEAFYKVIEFIKEAKEHLPYVEVTTVMRPGIDVKPFQKFAGELGVDFRARIYNEVG is encoded by the coding sequence ATGTTCATAGTCGATACCCACGCGCATCTTGATTTCCCGGAGTTCAAGGATGATTTAGATGCCGTCTTAAAGCGCGCCCAGGAGCATAATGTCGGCTGTATCATTACGGTTGGCACTGACCTTGCTTCATCCCGCCGGGCCATCGCCCTGGCCAAACAGTATCCCCATGTCTATGCCACGGTCGGTATCCATCCGCATGAAGCAAAGAATGTTACCGATGCCCAGTGGAAGGAGTTTGCCAAGTTAATCCAGAGCGATAAGGTGGTGGCGGTGGGGGAGATTGGGCTGGATTTCCATAAGGATGAGTCGCCGCCAGATGTTCAGAAGGATGTCTTTACCCGGCAACTCAAGCTGGCCAAGGAGTATAAGAAGCCGATTATTGTCCATGACCGGGAAGCCCACTCTGACTGCCTGGCGATATTAAAGCAGGTCATGGGCAACCAGATAAAAGGCGTGGCGCATTGTTTCTCCGGCTCGGCTGAGGTAGCCAAGGAGTATCTGGCGCTTGGGATGTATATCTCCGTGGCCGGTCCGATTACCTATCCCAATGCCACGGCCTTGCGCGAGACCGTCAAGGCGGCGATTCCGGTCGAGTCATTGATGCTGGAAACGGATTGCCCGTTCTTGGCGCCCCAGGCCAAGCGCGGCAAGCGTAATGAGCCGTCCTACCTGACGCACCATATCAAGGAACTGGCCAAGCTCTACAAATTGTCCGAGACGGATATTGCCCGGATAACCACCCTGAACGCGCACAATCTTTTTGGAATAGATGTATCGCATCAGTGCGACAAGGTCGCAACGAGTCCAGCTAAGAGGGCCGTGAAGACTAACGCCTCAACCATTACCTATGCCATCCGGAATTCGCTGTATCTGAATATCACCAACCGGTGCACCTGCAAGTGCTATTTCTGCGTGACCCATTTTACCGATTACGTCAAGGGGCATAATCTCCGGCTGGATACCGAGCCGTCATCGGATGAGATTATCTCGGCTATCCCGGCCGATGTCCATACCAAATATAAAGAGGTGGTGTTCTGCGGTTATGGCGAACCGACCCTGCGCTTAGACGTCATCAAGGATGTCTGCCGTCATCTGAAAAAGAAGGATATGACCATTCGGATTAACACCAACGGGCATGCCAACATTATTGCCAATCGTTCGGTGGCGCATGAGCTGAAAGGTCTGGTGGATAATGTCTCGGTCAGCTTGAACGCCTTAGACCCCAAGGAATACCAGCGGGTCTGCCAGTCGCAGTTCGGCGAGGAGGCGTTTTATAAGGTCATTGAATTTATCAAAGAGGCCAAGGAGCATCTGCCTTATGTAGAAGTAACCACCGTGATGCGGCCGGGCATTGACGTCAAGCCGTTCCAGAAATTCGCCGGTGAATTGGGAGTGGACTTCCGGGCCCGGATTTATAATGAAGTGGGGTAG
- a CDS encoding thiolase family protein encodes MSKKYPNVFLASAAVSPPERAVLGLSYRQYLANVVMEALKIAKLTPLDIQIGAISYNERNITEGALGCVVADALGISPAPFIAVSQACPAGGIAADILWNYIVSGRYDVGIVLGINKPDNFDFRDAMGPIGNWCDYDFMLGFTHENYGALRGEYYKLKYGYDDKAAARWSYQCHWYARRNPMALHNSGPLPTDEELNEQSPAGYRMRTATGRNMATCLVMVSEKKAKELGLPPVYINVSYAHRPIYIGNMYNFNDARGYFARDDMAGQPAIRIAAKEAYDIAGITAENIDIAQVHDLSLYDGVMALEGLGVAKPGEGGKFVLEGKTAIDGVCPTNTDGGAIAFAHSSAGGDFQSKIYENWLQLLGKAGKRQVKDPKVTVAHAYGTHHSLDVVGVLRK; translated from the coding sequence ATGAGTAAAAAATATCCGAATGTTTTCCTGGCCTCGGCCGCGGTCAGCCCGCCGGAACGCGCGGTTCTTGGATTGTCCTACCGCCAATATCTGGCCAATGTGGTAATGGAGGCGTTGAAGATAGCCAAGCTGACACCGTTGGATATCCAGATCGGGGCGATTTCATATAACGAGCGCAATATCACCGAGGGCGCCTTGGGCTGCGTGGTGGCTGACGCTTTGGGCATCAGTCCGGCTCCGTTCATCGCGGTGTCCCAGGCCTGTCCGGCCGGCGGGATTGCGGCGGATATCCTTTGGAACTACATCGTCAGCGGCAGATACGATGTCGGCATCGTCCTGGGCATCAATAAGCCGGATAACTTTGATTTCCGCGATGCCATGGGCCCGATCGGTAATTGGTGCGACTACGATTTTATGCTCGGATTCACCCACGAGAACTACGGCGCCTTGAGAGGCGAGTACTATAAACTCAAATACGGCTATGATGACAAGGCGGCGGCCCGTTGGTCTTATCAGTGCCACTGGTATGCCCGGCGCAATCCCATGGCGTTGCATAATTCCGGCCCGCTGCCGACCGATGAGGAACTCAATGAGCAGTCGCCAGCCGGATACCGGATGCGCACGGCCACCGGACGGAATATGGCCACCTGCTTGGTTATGGTCAGCGAGAAGAAGGCCAAGGAATTGGGCCTGCCGCCGGTTTATATTAATGTTTCCTATGCCCATCGTCCGATATATATCGGTAATATGTATAACTTCAATGATGCCCGCGGATATTTCGCCCGGGATGATATGGCCGGCCAACCGGCGATTCGCATTGCCGCCAAGGAGGCATACGATATTGCCGGAATTACGGCTGAAAATATTGACATTGCCCAGGTGCATGATTTAAGCTTATACGATGGCGTGATGGCCTTGGAAGGATTGGGCGTTGCCAAGCCCGGCGAAGGAGGCAAATTCGTATTAGAGGGTAAGACCGCGATTGACGGCGTCTGCCCGACTAATACCGATGGGGGAGCGATTGCCTTTGCCCATTCCTCGGCCGGAGGGGATTTCCAGTCAAAGATATACGAGAACTGGCTCCAGTTGCTGGGCAAGGCCGGTAAACGCCAGGTAAAAGACCCGAAAGTAACCGTCGCCCACGCTTATGGAACCCATCATTCCCTGGATGTGGTGGGCGTATTGAGAAAATAA